The following coding sequences lie in one Candidatus Lokiarchaeota archaeon genomic window:
- a CDS encoding branched-chain amino acid ABC transporter permease, with protein sequence MEKLDNTMNDLENAFKDLKEFLHRVRYETPREKTLSYVILFAGLLIFPNFLGVYPVHVLNVALYYIAIVSTWNLLAGYTGIFSLAQAAMSATGSYTTALLARYYGIHPVMGIILGGFVAALISYSIGTITLGMRGIYLALSTWAFAGSARLLISINYEITRGDLGLPVNYLYGVIPGSAPMLYYYTTLALTIVTLLAIYRIIHSRTGLFLQAIREDTIAAEVAGVDTVKYKKRIFILSGFIAGIFGAYYAHFIGVISPSLFKFGEMALIIIMTIMGGYGTFVGPIIGATVIELLTEYLREFEELRMVMYGVIVLIMMRTFRDGIWGILQDVRDRISGESKAKTVYEKHLETEQFGGENG encoded by the coding sequence GTGGAGAAGCTGGATAATACCATGAACGATCTTGAGAATGCTTTTAAAGACCTGAAGGAGTTCCTACATAGAGTAAGATATGAAACGCCTAGGGAGAAGACCCTGAGCTATGTCATACTCTTCGCTGGGTTACTCATCTTCCCCAACTTCCTTGGCGTCTATCCTGTGCACGTGTTGAATGTTGCACTGTACTACATTGCGATTGTGAGTACATGGAATCTGCTTGCAGGATATACTGGTATCTTCTCATTGGCCCAAGCAGCAATGTCTGCTACAGGATCATATACGACTGCGCTACTCGCGAGATACTATGGGATCCATCCTGTTATGGGAATCATCCTCGGAGGTTTTGTTGCAGCACTGATTAGCTACTCAATTGGAACCATTACTCTAGGCATGCGGGGGATTTATTTGGCCCTGTCAACCTGGGCTTTTGCTGGTTCTGCAAGGCTTCTCATATCGATTAACTATGAGATTACGAGGGGGGACCTCGGTCTACCTGTCAACTATTTGTACGGTGTCATCCCCGGCTCTGCGCCTATGCTCTACTACTACACAACGCTTGCACTAACAATAGTGACTCTATTGGCAATATACCGCATAATTCACTCCCGGACAGGCTTGTTCCTCCAAGCGATACGGGAAGATACCATCGCTGCAGAAGTTGCTGGAGTAGATACTGTCAAGTACAAGAAGCGCATTTTCATCCTGTCCGGTTTCATCGCCGGAATCTTCGGTGCCTACTATGCGCACTTTATTGGTGTCATCAGCCCTAGTCTGTTCAAGTTCGGAGAAATGGCGCTGATTATTATCATGACAATAATGGGTGGCTACGGTACTTTCGTTGGTCCAATCATTGGAGCCACTGTCATAGAATTGTTGACCGAGTACCTTCGAGAGTTTGAGGAACTCAGGATGGTTATGTACGGAGTGATTGTCCTTATCATGATGAGAACATTCAGAGATGGAATCTGGGGCATCCTCCAAGATGTCCGTGACAGAATAAGTGGTGAAAGCAAGGCAAAGACAGTCTATGAGAAGCACCTAGAAACCGAGCAATTTGGTGGCGAGAATGGTTGA
- a CDS encoding aspartate/glutamate racemase family protein has product MVEIASGRNNYGQFLGIIMLKTSFTRIPGDIGNASTFDFPVRYKVIEEATPIRVVDEADRALLPHFIAAARDLEAEGVRATTTSCGFMALFQNELANAVDIPVFTSSLLQVPLACRMLREGKRVGIVTGNSKALTEDHLGAVGITDSMPIAIVGMEHQEDFTEAIGEHLKRPVDPKRIEKIMISVCRNLKKKENLGAIVFECTNLSPYAKAVQDEVGLPVYDITTLCNYAYSVTFRSRFEGFL; this is encoded by the coding sequence ATGGTTGAGATTGCTAGTGGACGTAACAATTACGGCCAGTTCTTGGGAATAATTATGTTAAAAACCTCTTTCACAAGAATACCTGGAGACATAGGAAACGCATCAACTTTCGACTTTCCAGTCCGCTACAAGGTCATTGAGGAGGCAACACCAATCAGGGTTGTCGATGAGGCTGATCGAGCTTTGCTTCCTCACTTCATTGCCGCTGCAAGAGATTTAGAGGCTGAAGGCGTCAGGGCAACAACCACATCCTGTGGGTTTATGGCTCTCTTTCAGAACGAGCTAGCCAATGCTGTGGATATTCCGGTCTTTACATCAAGCCTACTGCAAGTCCCTCTTGCATGTCGAATGCTACGTGAGGGAAAGAGAGTAGGAATAGTAACTGGTAACTCAAAGGCATTGACAGAGGACCATCTTGGTGCAGTAGGCATAACAGATTCGATGCCTATCGCTATTGTAGGTATGGAACACCAAGAAGATTTCACAGAAGCGATAGGAGAGCACCTGAAGCGGCCAGTTGACCCAAAGAGAATCGAGAAGATCATGATCTCTGTTTGCAGAAATCTGAAGAAGAAAGAGAATCTCGGTGCTATTGTATTTGAATGCACCAATCTCTCGCCCTATGCTAAGGCAGTCCAAGACGAGGTAGGATTGCCTGTTTATGACATAACAACACTGTGCAATTACGCCTATAGCGTCACATTCAGAAGCAGGTTCGAAGGCTTTCTTTGA